One stretch of Leadbetterella byssophila DSM 17132 DNA includes these proteins:
- a CDS encoding helix-turn-helix domain-containing protein: MKIDPIRLIFGLKLKQFRLEKGWSLQELSERVNISPSYLNEIEKGKKYPKTEKIVELGRILGKDYNDLVSTDLKTVLGPMGEIMGNKFFTDIPFEFFGINPSDIIGMMVEAPVKFAALINTLIKIGRSYNVSVEKLYFAVLRSYLEIHKNYFPELEEVAENFMPDTEITEAVLKKYLRIEHQISTDLFDPQKKPALAGLRTILLPKKRKLFLNTHLSEKQRLYGLARESGFRHMGIKARPLTSTWVSVHSFDEVFNNFKASYFAAALLVPQQTLVREFRRFLLDSKWNAKRFFQMIDQFPVSEETVFYRLFSILPVHFGLEKLYFLKFQSVDGRPQLIKEIHLVGQHDPQENRNENYCRRWPGISILEEGEERKLKTQISNFEHLGHRYFEISLVKTNADGKKESITLGIEMEETIHSKIAFLEDLKVARKEVGQTCEKCPLFDCRERVAAPSVLYRQRQMNEIQKAIDSLN, encoded by the coding sequence ATGAAAATAGATCCCATCCGATTGATTTTTGGCCTCAAGCTAAAGCAATTTCGATTGGAGAAGGGATGGTCTCTACAAGAGCTCTCCGAGCGTGTAAACATTTCCCCTTCTTACTTGAACGAGATTGAGAAGGGGAAGAAATATCCTAAAACAGAGAAGATTGTAGAATTAGGCCGAATCCTTGGCAAAGACTACAATGATCTAGTCTCCACTGATCTGAAAACGGTTTTAGGCCCCATGGGTGAGATCATGGGCAATAAGTTCTTCACCGATATACCCTTCGAATTTTTCGGAATAAACCCCTCTGACATCATAGGCATGATGGTAGAAGCGCCGGTCAAGTTTGCAGCGCTGATCAACACTTTAATAAAGATTGGACGCAGCTACAATGTTAGTGTGGAGAAGCTGTATTTCGCCGTTCTACGCTCTTATCTAGAGATCCATAAAAACTACTTCCCGGAGCTTGAAGAAGTGGCAGAAAACTTTATGCCGGACACGGAGATTACAGAAGCCGTACTTAAGAAGTATTTGAGAATTGAACATCAGATCAGCACAGACCTCTTTGATCCTCAAAAAAAGCCGGCATTAGCAGGTTTGAGAACCATTCTGCTTCCTAAGAAAAGAAAACTTTTCCTGAACACCCACCTATCTGAAAAGCAAAGATTATACGGATTAGCACGTGAATCCGGATTTCGTCACATGGGCATCAAAGCACGACCCCTAACCTCCACCTGGGTGAGTGTACATTCCTTTGACGAAGTTTTTAACAACTTCAAAGCTTCCTACTTTGCTGCCGCACTTTTGGTACCTCAGCAAACCTTGGTCAGAGAATTCAGAAGATTCCTTCTGGATAGCAAATGGAATGCAAAACGCTTCTTCCAGATGATCGACCAATTCCCGGTATCAGAGGAAACGGTGTTCTACCGCCTCTTCTCCATTTTACCCGTTCATTTCGGCTTAGAGAAACTATATTTCTTGAAATTCCAGTCGGTAGACGGTAGACCCCAACTGATCAAAGAAATTCACCTGGTAGGACAGCATGATCCACAGGAAAACCGAAATGAAAACTACTGTAGAAGATGGCCGGGCATTAGCATATTAGAAGAAGGAGAGGAGCGCAAACTAAAAACCCAGATATCCAATTTTGAACATCTGGGTCATAGATATTTTGAAATTTCCCTGGTCAAAACTAATGCTGACGGCAAAAAGGAAAGTATCACCTTAGGCATAGAAATGGAAGAGACCATTCATTCTAAGATCGCATTTCTCGAAGATTTGAAAGTTGCCCGTAAAGAAGTAGGACAAACCTGCGAAAAATGCCCCCTATTTGATTGCCGAGAGCGTGTTGCAGCTCCAAGCGTGCTGTATAGACAAAGGCAGATGAATGAGATCCAAAAGGCGATAGACAGCTTAAACTAG
- a CDS encoding NifU family protein codes for MLKRNTMIYTELSPNPNSMKFVLNYEIVPEGLSFDYPTKASTFDEKKASPLASDLFLFDFVERVFISSNFITLTKRGDIDWDDVLGDVRQFIKTYFDENHPVFAQKTIDSHTLIVQGSDSEVVAKIKSTLDQYVRPAVESDGGAINFSSFEEESGTVKVLLQGSCSGCPSASLTLKAGIERLLTTMIPEVKSVEAEELV; via the coding sequence ATGTTGAAAAGGAACACCATGATATATACGGAGTTGAGTCCTAATCCTAACTCCATGAAATTCGTGCTGAATTACGAAATCGTGCCTGAAGGTTTATCTTTTGATTATCCTACAAAGGCATCCACGTTTGACGAGAAGAAAGCTTCTCCCCTAGCTTCAGATCTATTTCTGTTTGACTTTGTGGAGCGTGTATTTATCTCTTCTAATTTCATCACTTTGACAAAGAGAGGAGATATAGATTGGGATGATGTATTGGGAGATGTTCGTCAGTTTATCAAGACCTACTTTGATGAAAATCATCCGGTATTTGCGCAGAAAACCATTGATTCACATACGTTGATTGTTCAGGGAAGTGATTCAGAGGTAGTAGCTAAGATCAAGTCTACTTTGGATCAGTACGTTCGTCCGGCAGTTGAATCTGATGGTGGAGCCATTAACTTCTCCTCATTTGAAGAAGAAAGCGGCACGGTGAAGGTCTTATTACAGGGATCATGTAGCGGTTGTCCTTCAGCTTCCTTGACTTTGAAGGCTGGAATAGAGAGATTGTTGACCACCATGATACCGGAAGTGAAATCTGTAGAAGCGGAAGAGCTAGTTTAA
- the rpmA gene encoding 50S ribosomal protein L27, with translation MAHKKGVGSSKNGRESESKRLGVKLFGGQSVIAGNIIVRQRGTKHNPGQNVGLGRDHTLFALTDGIISFKKGRDGKSFVHVLPTAEA, from the coding sequence ATGGCACATAAGAAAGGCGTCGGTAGTTCGAAAAACGGTCGTGAGTCGGAAAGTAAGCGTTTAGGCGTGAAACTTTTTGGCGGGCAGTCTGTGATTGCTGGAAACATCATTGTACGTCAACGTGGAACAAAACACAATCCTGGTCAAAACGTAGGTTTAGGTCGTGATCATACTTTGTTCGCTTTAACTGACGGTATCATCAGCTTCAAGAAAGGTCGTGACGGAAAATCATTCGTACACGTACTTCCTACAGCTGAAGCGTAA
- the rplU gene encoding 50S ribosomal protein L21: protein MYAIVEIAGQQFKVEEGRYIYTNRLEGEANAELVIDKVLLVESAAGVKIGTPTVEGASVKGTILEHLKGEKVIVFKKKRRKSYQKQNGHRQALTKVQINQIIGA, encoded by the coding sequence ATGTACGCAATCGTAGAGATCGCAGGCCAGCAATTTAAAGTTGAAGAGGGTCGTTACATCTACACCAATCGTTTGGAAGGTGAAGCGAACGCTGAGCTTGTTATTGACAAGGTTCTCCTTGTTGAATCTGCAGCCGGAGTTAAAATAGGTACTCCTACTGTAGAAGGTGCTTCAGTGAAAGGCACTATTTTGGAACACCTTAAAGGTGAGAAGGTAATTGTTTTCAAAAAGAAAAGACGTAAAAGTTACCAAAAGCAAAATGGACACCGTCAAGCTTTGACGAAAGTTCAAATTAACCAAATCATTGGTGCATAA
- a CDS encoding leucine-rich repeat domain-containing protein — protein MKRQLFLLLLISFCTQAQKFTFIASNKEYNEYEQLPKNTRLDSVQAQNSINNKILAFSTRLKRDLRQISWEALNVFRPSITVFVESIDLHKPHHIIYYITYQDTTVKNTYRSMYLKLVDEKWHADIQNAITHSLKDYSSLPPQSIHTVSLTYTKKDFKTYIRKFDPSTTTSLELENFGLTEIPQEVFAFKNLKKLSLKDNYISKVTIRKKDFPHLENLSLQGNLLNEKSGKFWNIKILNLIDNQYESLPKIGKKTDHILLATNFIKELNRKDIKRLKNSSNVNLYLNQLTYLPRSIKKLKKTKEIDLYRNQLQEIPKEIIKMKNLETLAISYNKLNNLPGNLHSMSNLKTLYAHHNHLEHLPSLPPNLELLDLGFNRLEAVDQPIKTLKNLKSVELAGNKITGNIDFILDLPKLEEVYIWNNPIPEDLLLRLTEKLQAKQVTVK, from the coding sequence ATGAAAAGGCAATTATTCCTCCTCCTTTTAATATCCTTCTGCACACAGGCACAAAAGTTTACTTTCATAGCTAGCAATAAAGAATATAATGAATATGAGCAGCTACCTAAGAATACCCGATTAGATTCCGTCCAAGCTCAAAATAGCATCAATAACAAGATCTTAGCTTTTAGTACCCGACTCAAACGCGATTTGCGACAGATCTCCTGGGAAGCTTTAAACGTATTCAGGCCTAGTATCACAGTATTTGTAGAATCTATTGACCTACATAAACCTCACCATATCATTTATTATATCACTTATCAAGACACCACGGTAAAGAATACCTACAGATCTATGTACCTGAAATTAGTGGATGAAAAATGGCATGCTGATATCCAAAATGCAATCACTCACAGCTTAAAAGATTATTCCTCTTTACCTCCCCAATCTATTCATACCGTTTCCTTAACCTACACCAAAAAAGATTTCAAAACCTACATCAGAAAATTTGATCCCTCAACTACCACAAGTCTTGAATTAGAAAATTTTGGCCTGACTGAAATTCCTCAGGAGGTATTTGCCTTCAAGAACTTAAAGAAACTAAGTTTAAAGGATAATTATATAAGTAAGGTTACAATCCGAAAAAAGGATTTCCCCCATCTTGAAAATTTGTCCCTCCAGGGAAACCTACTTAACGAAAAGTCCGGCAAATTTTGGAACATTAAGATCTTAAACCTCATTGACAACCAATACGAAAGCCTGCCAAAAATCGGTAAGAAAACTGATCATATTTTATTGGCCACTAACTTCATAAAGGAACTTAATAGAAAGGATATCAAACGTCTCAAGAATAGCTCCAATGTCAATTTATATCTTAACCAATTAACTTATTTGCCTAGGAGTATTAAGAAATTAAAGAAGACGAAAGAAATAGACCTGTATAGAAATCAACTTCAGGAAATACCTAAGGAAATTATTAAGATGAAAAACCTGGAAACCTTAGCCATCTCTTATAACAAACTGAACAATTTGCCAGGCAATTTACACAGTATGAGCAACTTAAAAACACTATATGCTCACCACAATCATCTTGAACATTTGCCCTCCTTGCCCCCAAACCTGGAATTATTAGACCTAGGTTTTAATAGATTAGAAGCGGTGGATCAACCCATCAAAACCTTGAAGAATCTAAAATCAGTAGAACTTGCGGGAAACAAAATAACAGGTAACATAGATTTTATTTTGGACCTTCCAAAACTTGAGGAAGTATACATTTGGAACAATCCTATACCTGAAGACCTATTGTTAAGACTAACGGAAAAACTACAAGCAAAACAGGTCACTGTAAAATGA
- a CDS encoding thymidylate synthase, with product MQQYQDLLRHILKEGTQKTDRTGTGTLSVFGYQMRFDLSKGFPLVTTKKLHLKSIIHELLWFINGDTNIKYLKDNGVSIWDEWANENGDLGPVYGKQWRAWNDEIDQLKEVINTIKHNPDSRRMIVSAWNVSDLPRMALMPCHALFQFYVADNKLSCQLYQRSADVFLGVPFNIASYALLTMMIAQECGLELGDFVWTGGDTHLYLNHLEQVNKQLERTPKALPIMKLNPDVKSVFDFKFEDFELVNYDPYPGIKAPVAV from the coding sequence ATGCAGCAATACCAGGATCTGCTTCGTCATATTCTCAAAGAAGGTACTCAAAAAACAGATCGAACCGGCACGGGAACCCTTAGCGTTTTTGGCTATCAGATGCGTTTTGATCTGAGCAAAGGCTTCCCTTTGGTAACCACTAAAAAACTACACCTGAAATCCATTATCCATGAACTTTTGTGGTTTATCAATGGAGATACTAATATCAAGTACCTGAAGGATAACGGTGTTTCCATCTGGGACGAATGGGCAAATGAAAATGGAGATCTTGGTCCGGTATACGGTAAGCAGTGGAGAGCTTGGAATGATGAAATTGACCAGCTTAAAGAGGTAATAAACACCATAAAGCACAATCCGGACTCCAGAAGAATGATTGTATCTGCATGGAACGTGAGTGATCTTCCTAGAATGGCTCTGATGCCTTGTCACGCGCTCTTCCAATTCTATGTGGCAGACAATAAGCTTTCTTGTCAACTTTACCAAAGAAGTGCAGACGTGTTCCTAGGCGTTCCCTTTAATATAGCCTCTTATGCCTTATTGACTATGATGATTGCGCAAGAGTGCGGTTTGGAACTGGGAGATTTCGTATGGACAGGAGGTGATACGCACTTGTACCTGAATCATTTGGAACAAGTCAATAAGCAGCTAGAAAGAACCCCTAAGGCATTACCTATTATGAAATTGAATCCGGACGTGAAATCAGTGTTTGATTTCAAATTTGAAGACTTTGAACTAGTAAATTACGATCCATATCCGGGCATCAAAGCTCCGGTAGCGGTATGA
- a CDS encoding sialidase family protein → MKKLLIFFIFCSKVASAQYKVVQEHQIPAPTASVHASTLVELQNGNLLAAWFGGIEEGDPSVGIYLSRFNGKVWSEAEEVVLPSQAGDTTYPCWNPVLVRNKENTLFLYYKVGPNPREWWAQVKTSNDEGKSWSEARDLPEGHMGPVRVKPVMLANGDFLYPSSTETPETDYWSAHFEVSDNEGNNWQMVPMDCDTFQIIQPTILEFSEGKMLMLARSRHNRVIAAYSHNYGNSWTKPFATNLPNPNAGIDAVKVGKNRFLMVYNPLLAGKNWWEGRSKLVLGSSHDGLDWKEILTLEDHEKGEFSYPAIIRTKDGKIHISYTYDRKFIKHLILTN, encoded by the coding sequence ATGAAAAAACTCCTTATTTTCTTTATATTCTGTTCCAAAGTAGCTAGTGCTCAGTATAAGGTGGTACAGGAACATCAAATTCCTGCTCCCACGGCTTCCGTTCATGCATCGACCCTGGTTGAACTACAAAATGGCAACCTCCTAGCGGCTTGGTTTGGCGGGATAGAAGAAGGAGACCCTTCTGTAGGCATATACCTTAGCAGATTTAATGGAAAGGTCTGGTCAGAGGCTGAAGAAGTAGTTCTACCCTCCCAAGCAGGTGACACTACCTATCCATGCTGGAATCCGGTTTTAGTCAGGAATAAAGAAAATACCCTATTTCTGTATTATAAAGTGGGGCCAAATCCTCGAGAATGGTGGGCGCAGGTGAAAACCTCTAATGATGAGGGGAAAAGCTGGTCAGAAGCCAGAGACTTACCGGAGGGTCATATGGGGCCCGTAAGAGTAAAACCGGTCATGTTAGCAAATGGAGACTTTCTATATCCTTCTAGTACAGAAACCCCGGAAACGGATTATTGGTCGGCTCACTTTGAAGTCTCAGATAATGAGGGTAACAACTGGCAAATGGTTCCGATGGATTGTGACACCTTTCAGATCATTCAACCCACCATATTGGAATTTTCAGAAGGAAAAATGCTGATGCTTGCGCGAAGTAGACATAATAGAGTGATAGCAGCGTATTCCCACAATTATGGAAATTCGTGGACTAAACCTTTTGCCACGAACCTACCTAATCCTAATGCTGGGATTGACGCAGTAAAAGTGGGGAAAAACAGGTTCCTCATGGTTTACAATCCCCTGCTTGCAGGTAAAAACTGGTGGGAGGGGAGAAGCAAACTGGTTTTAGGCTCTAGTCATGACGGATTAGATTGGAAAGAGATTCTAACCTTAGAGGATCATGAAAAAGGGGAGTTCAGTTACCCCGCGATAATTCGTACAAAGGACGGTAAGATCCATATTTCTTACACCTATGACAGGAAATTCATAAAACACCTCATCCTTACAAATTAA
- a CDS encoding LTA synthase family protein, protein MRERLRFLLLYYCFWVVVFLFARILFLTYHIDETKDLTLELLFGIFYFGFKMDLAMAAYYSIFPFLWVTFSNFLNKSVFQNTIFSYTFILLTITNFIVVSDLEVYNIWNFRLDSTPLKFLNSPKAAYISLKNSPILRLLISYIFILAVGSIVVYRIVANKIYDWKRIKNFPFIIYGLLMCALLILPLRGGWGKTPLRQSTVYFSKNAFANASALNAPWVFFSSLLKKASIKDNPYIFYPREMVERTLDSLFAKGGTRTQLVNHKKPHILLISVENLSANVLDFHYNGEAVTPFLNELKGKSVYFPEVYAASDRTDKNVVSLLSGYPAQPKQALIEFSEKIDKIENLSSFLSKIGYATHFYYGGEPDFLGLRSYLFEGDFEKISLKEDFGASTGLGAPDSLVYARVLADLKNLNGRPVFTSVFSLSTHEPYAIPVLGKWNENSSQVQYYNSLNYADMSLKNFLEGAQKEDWWENTLVIIIGNRGHKWPEKEDKTAAFRVPMFWTGGVIKDSRVIHKVMNQSDLCATVLGQLSLSDSPFKWSKNVLDSRTPGWGFYVFNDGFGYIGKEKVVYDNVGRILLQGEQGLITKSLDRGKVLMQATYQDFLNL, encoded by the coding sequence ATGCGGGAACGGCTACGTTTTTTGCTTCTGTACTATTGCTTCTGGGTGGTTGTCTTTCTTTTTGCCCGCATCCTGTTTCTCACCTATCATATAGACGAGACTAAGGATCTCACCTTGGAATTGCTTTTTGGCATTTTCTATTTTGGCTTTAAGATGGATTTGGCCATGGCGGCTTATTATTCCATTTTCCCGTTTTTATGGGTTACTTTCAGTAATTTTCTTAACAAATCTGTATTCCAGAACACTATATTCTCTTACACCTTTATTCTATTAACTATCACCAACTTTATTGTTGTTTCAGATTTAGAGGTATACAATATTTGGAATTTCCGCTTAGATAGTACTCCTCTTAAATTCTTAAATAGTCCTAAAGCGGCCTACATATCGCTCAAAAATTCTCCTATTTTGCGGCTTTTGATTAGCTACATCTTTATTCTGGCTGTGGGCAGCATAGTGGTTTATAGGATTGTAGCAAACAAGATATACGACTGGAAAAGGATCAAAAACTTTCCTTTTATCATTTACGGCCTCCTGATGTGTGCCCTGCTGATTCTCCCTTTAAGAGGAGGATGGGGAAAAACACCTCTGCGTCAAAGTACCGTATATTTCTCGAAAAATGCCTTCGCGAATGCTTCAGCTCTCAATGCCCCTTGGGTTTTCTTTTCCTCTCTCTTAAAAAAAGCGAGCATTAAGGATAATCCCTACATTTTTTATCCCAGGGAAATGGTGGAAAGAACCTTAGATTCCTTATTTGCTAAAGGGGGGACCAGAACTCAGCTAGTTAATCATAAGAAACCTCATATCCTTCTTATTTCTGTAGAAAACCTAAGTGCGAATGTTCTGGATTTTCATTACAATGGGGAAGCTGTAACCCCATTTTTGAATGAGTTAAAAGGTAAGTCGGTCTACTTCCCGGAAGTGTATGCGGCTTCTGATAGAACAGATAAAAATGTGGTGAGCCTCTTAAGTGGATATCCGGCTCAGCCTAAACAAGCTTTAATTGAATTTTCGGAAAAAATAGATAAAATAGAGAATTTAAGTAGTTTTCTTTCCAAAATTGGGTATGCAACTCACTTTTATTATGGAGGTGAACCGGACTTTTTGGGATTGAGGTCATACCTTTTTGAGGGAGATTTTGAGAAGATCAGTTTAAAAGAAGATTTTGGTGCGAGCACAGGTCTGGGTGCTCCAGACAGTTTGGTATATGCACGTGTATTAGCTGATCTGAAGAATTTGAATGGTCGACCGGTCTTTACTTCTGTTTTTAGCTTGTCTACTCATGAGCCCTATGCTATTCCTGTTCTTGGTAAATGGAATGAGAATTCTTCACAGGTTCAGTACTATAATTCGCTTAATTACGCAGATATGAGTTTGAAGAATTTTCTGGAAGGGGCCCAAAAGGAAGATTGGTGGGAGAATACTTTGGTTATAATTATAGGAAATAGAGGTCATAAATGGCCGGAGAAAGAGGATAAAACTGCGGCATTCCGTGTTCCTATGTTTTGGACGGGAGGAGTGATTAAGGATTCAAGAGTAATTCACAAAGTAATGAATCAATCTGACCTTTGCGCTACAGTTTTAGGCCAATTGTCGCTTTCAGACTCTCCTTTCAAATGGAGCAAAAATGTTCTAGATAGCAGAACTCCGGGTTGGGGTTTCTATGTTTTCAATGATGGATTTGGGTATATAGGAAAAGAGAAAGTAGTATACGATAACGTAGGTAGAATTCTGTTACAAGGAGAGCAAGGGCTAATAACTAAAAGTTTAGATAGAGGAAAAGTCCTCATGCAGGCTACCTATCAAGACTTCCTTAATTTGTAA
- a CDS encoding glutamine synthetase III family protein, with protein sequence MSELRWKAIQVAQSRAIPEVEIPSGKVSDYYRSNTFTDEVMKELLTAESYEKVSQAIRSGENIEGKVADEVAAAMKTWAISKGATHYTHWFQPLTGGTAEKHDSFFDVAGDGQAIEKFKGSALVQQEPDASSFPSGGLRATFEARGYTAWNPSTPAFILYNRAGSGTLCIPSVFFSYSGELLDAKSPLINSTACLDKAATSVAKIFDEKVTRVTATCGIEQEYFLIDKALYLSRPDLVMCGRTVFGHSLAKGQQLEDHYFGSIPSRVNAFMVDFEFEALKLGIPLRTRHNEVAPGQFEVAPTFEEVNVASDHNILLMDVMKKVASKHNFQVLFHEKPFAGINGSGKHNNWSVSTDTGVNLLSPSDDPNRKLMFITFLVNVIKAVYDHADMLRATVATASNEHRLGANEAPPAIMSIFLGSTMTRVLEELENKENFDIAIGENAYVKLGINKIPSILLDNTDRNRTSPFAFTGNKFEFRAVGSLANSATPMMVLNTIVAKQLEDFKKAYDAAIAKEGDSNKEGVILQILKDYYKASKNILFEGNGYSKEWEEEAARRGLSNIKDVPEALKAYISPKTIEVFEAMKVLNKRELHSRYEVRLENFIKKIQIESRVIGDLAQNHVVSTAVKYQTRLAETAKSLVDLGLKEEADPIINIIKTISYRVKVITENVKLMTDARKKANNQADVHETARIYSSEVKPYFDIIRRQVDKLELMIDDQDWPLTKYRELLYVR encoded by the coding sequence ATGTCAGAACTTAGATGGAAAGCCATTCAGGTAGCTCAATCGAGAGCTATCCCTGAAGTGGAAATTCCCAGTGGTAAAGTGAGTGATTATTACCGCTCTAACACTTTCACCGATGAGGTGATGAAAGAACTATTAACTGCAGAATCTTACGAGAAGGTGTCTCAGGCAATACGTTCAGGAGAAAATATTGAGGGAAAAGTGGCAGATGAAGTGGCCGCAGCGATGAAGACTTGGGCGATCTCCAAAGGAGCTACACACTACACGCACTGGTTCCAGCCTCTGACCGGAGGGACTGCTGAAAAGCATGACTCCTTCTTTGATGTTGCTGGCGACGGACAGGCCATTGAGAAATTTAAAGGATCTGCACTGGTTCAGCAAGAACCGGATGCTTCGTCTTTCCCAAGTGGTGGATTAAGAGCCACCTTCGAAGCTCGTGGATATACCGCTTGGAATCCATCAACTCCCGCATTTATACTTTATAACAGAGCAGGTAGTGGTACCCTATGTATTCCATCCGTATTCTTTTCCTATTCAGGTGAACTTTTGGATGCGAAATCACCATTAATCAATTCTACTGCTTGTTTAGACAAAGCTGCTACATCTGTAGCAAAAATCTTTGACGAAAAGGTTACTCGTGTTACGGCTACTTGTGGTATAGAACAAGAGTACTTCTTGATAGACAAAGCCCTCTACTTATCACGTCCTGACTTGGTGATGTGTGGTCGTACGGTATTTGGACATTCCTTAGCTAAAGGTCAACAGTTAGAAGACCATTACTTTGGATCCATTCCTAGTAGGGTGAATGCCTTTATGGTGGATTTTGAATTTGAAGCCTTGAAATTAGGTATTCCATTGAGAACCCGTCACAATGAAGTAGCGCCAGGACAGTTTGAAGTAGCCCCTACATTTGAAGAAGTTAACGTTGCCAGTGATCATAACATCCTATTGATGGATGTAATGAAGAAAGTGGCTTCAAAGCATAACTTCCAGGTGTTATTCCATGAAAAACCATTTGCAGGAATCAATGGTAGTGGAAAACATAACAACTGGTCTGTTTCTACAGATACTGGTGTAAACTTACTTTCTCCTAGTGATGACCCTAACCGTAAGTTGATGTTCATCACCTTCTTGGTGAACGTGATCAAGGCGGTATATGATCATGCTGACATGTTGAGAGCTACTGTAGCTACAGCAAGTAACGAGCATAGACTAGGCGCAAATGAAGCTCCTCCGGCCATCATGTCCATCTTCTTAGGATCCACCATGACCCGCGTATTGGAAGAATTGGAGAACAAAGAAAACTTTGATATCGCTATAGGTGAGAATGCTTATGTGAAATTAGGAATCAATAAGATCCCTTCTATCTTATTAGATAACACAGATAGAAACAGAACCTCACCATTTGCCTTCACAGGAAACAAATTTGAATTCCGTGCCGTAGGTTCATTAGCGAACTCTGCTACTCCAATGATGGTATTGAATACTATTGTAGCGAAGCAATTAGAAGATTTCAAAAAGGCTTATGATGCCGCGATCGCGAAAGAGGGAGATTCAAATAAAGAAGGAGTGATCCTTCAAATCTTGAAAGATTACTATAAAGCTTCTAAAAACATCCTATTTGAAGGAAATGGATATTCAAAAGAATGGGAAGAAGAGGCTGCTAGAAGAGGTTTGAGCAATATAAAGGATGTTCCTGAAGCATTAAAAGCTTACATCTCTCCGAAAACCATCGAAGTTTTTGAAGCGATGAAAGTATTGAACAAGAGAGAATTGCATTCACGTTATGAAGTTCGATTGGAAAACTTTATCAAGAAAATCCAAATTGAATCGAGAGTGATAGGCGACTTGGCTCAGAACCATGTAGTATCAACAGCGGTTAAATACCAGACTCGTCTGGCAGAAACAGCAAAATCTCTGGTTGATCTAGGCTTGAAGGAAGAAGCAGATCCAATCATCAACATCATCAAGACCATTTCCTATCGTGTGAAGGTGATCACTGAAAACGTGAAATTGATGACAGATGCCAGAAAGAAAGCGAATAATCAGGCAGATGTGCATGAAACAGCGAGAATCTACTCTTCAGAAGTGAAACCTTATTTTGATATCATCAGAAGACAGGTAGATAAATTAGAATTAATGATCGATGATCAAGATTGGCCATTAACCAAATACAGAGAACTTTTATACGTTAGATAA
- a CDS encoding RsmE family RNA methyltransferase, whose translation MASKIDFLFYGQDLSEVLALDPTESLHAVKVLRKKAGDIIQVTDGKGGWFTCSIVDAHPKSCKLQILESTFEYEKPQREIYVAISPTKNGDRIEYFLEKSIEIGISGIIPVKTTHTYPKNINAERWKKIAISAMKQSLKAYLPEIYPYLSVKDFLTLSKPFPTKFLAHLSEGAEDIIRVPLSDKVLIWIGPEGDFTEEEINLATSSDFQNVTLGKSRLRTETAGVFAVSILNAR comes from the coding sequence ATGGCTTCGAAGATTGATTTTTTATTCTATGGTCAGGACCTCTCGGAGGTCCTGGCTTTAGATCCCACTGAATCTCTTCATGCAGTTAAAGTACTGCGAAAAAAAGCAGGAGACATCATACAAGTAACTGACGGAAAAGGAGGTTGGTTTACTTGTTCTATAGTAGATGCTCATCCTAAATCCTGCAAACTTCAAATCCTTGAATCGACCTTTGAGTATGAAAAACCTCAAAGGGAGATATACGTGGCTATAAGCCCTACTAAAAACGGGGATCGCATAGAATATTTCCTGGAAAAAAGCATAGAAATAGGGATCTCGGGGATAATACCGGTAAAAACCACGCATACCTATCCTAAGAATATTAATGCAGAAAGATGGAAGAAGATAGCCATATCTGCTATGAAACAAAGCCTAAAGGCCTACTTGCCAGAGATATACCCTTATCTCAGTGTGAAGGATTTTTTGACCTTATCTAAGCCTTTTCCTACCAAATTCTTAGCTCATTTAAGTGAGGGAGCAGAAGATATCATTCGTGTTCCCTTGTCAGACAAGGTTCTGATCTGGATAGGTCCCGAAGGAGATTTTACGGAAGAAGAAATAAATTTAGCTACCTCATCTGACTTTCAAAACGTAACTTTAGGAAAAAGTAGATTAAGAACTGAAACTGCAGGTGTTTTTGCAGTTAGCATATTGAACGCCCGATGA